The Pseudomonadota bacterium genome includes a region encoding these proteins:
- a CDS encoding cation diffusion facilitator family transporter — translation MEHGHKLADTTDKRLLITILSRSVKRLSNPSPVGAGFVAVLALVGIAGNGFSAWLLHKDSKHNLNIRGAFFHMMGDLLTSVAVLAGAIILHFTPWLWIDSILSLMIVVYILVNCFSLLKESVHVLMDGTPIGLDLMDVKRTLEELPGVAAFITCIHGLSVVIGGPYLPCCSF, via the coding sequence ATGGAACACGGTCATAAACTTGCGGATACAACGGATAAACGGCTTTTAATTACCATACTGAGCCGTTCCGTAAAACGACTGTCGAATCCTTCTCCTGTCGGAGCCGGGTTTGTGGCTGTTCTTGCACTTGTGGGCATAGCGGGAAACGGATTCTCCGCTTGGCTCCTGCATAAGGATTCAAAGCACAACCTGAATATACGCGGCGCGTTTTTCCATATGATGGGAGACCTTCTCACATCTGTAGCAGTTTTGGCCGGAGCCATTATTTTGCATTTCACACCATGGTTATGGATCGATTCGATACTCAGCCTTATGATAGTGGTATATATTTTAGTGAATTGCTTTTCTCTTTTGAAGGAATCAGTTCACGTTTTAATGGATGGAACACCCATTGGATTGGATCTGATGGATGTCAAAAGAACTCTTGAAGAGCTTCCCGGTGTTGCGGCATTCATTACCTGCATACATGGCTTGTCGGTGGTGATTGGTGGCCCTTACCTGCCATGTTGTAGTTTCTGA
- a CDS encoding TM0996/MTH895 family glutaredoxin-like protein codes for MKKIQILGTGCPKCEKLTKNVQQAVKEIGTDCLVEKITDIMEITNFGVMVTPALAIDGDVKSVGKVLSPEEIVKLIAR; via the coding sequence ATGAAAAAAATTCAAATTCTGGGTACTGGTTGCCCAAAATGTGAAAAACTCACTAAAAATGTTCAGCAAGCGGTAAAAGAAATCGGCACCGACTGCTTGGTGGAGAAAATAACCGACATCATGGAGATCACCAACTTCGGGGTGATGGTAACACCTGCCCTGGCTATTGACGGCGATGTGAAATCAGTTGGAAAGGTTCTAAGCCCTGAAGAGATAGTAAAGCTTATTGCAAGATAG
- a CDS encoding carboxymuconolactone decarboxylase family protein → MRMLAEFFPEFTELLDKMDELYASKRTIDEKTYQFICFAVSIKGRSKPCVLKHFKGALEAGATVKELSYIFALVMREAAGADDCWTHDVIGEWREIIAGNVDCGCQK, encoded by the coding sequence ATGAGAATGCTTGCAGAATTTTTTCCTGAATTTACTGAACTGCTGGACAAAATGGATGAGTTGTATGCCAGTAAGCGGACAATAGATGAGAAGACCTATCAGTTTATCTGCTTTGCCGTTTCCATCAAGGGTCGTTCCAAGCCCTGCGTGCTCAAGCACTTCAAAGGAGCTTTGGAAGCTGGAGCAACGGTTAAGGAGCTGTCATATATATTTGCTCTCGTCATGCGGGAGGCAGCCGGTGCTGATGACTGCTGGACACATGACGTCATCGGCGAATGGAGAGAAATAATCGCCGGTAATGTTGATTGCGGGTGTCAGAAATAG
- a CDS encoding sulfite exporter TauE/SafE family protein — protein sequence MTPFMIAIVMALWLGILTSISPCPLATNIAAVSYIGGQISTKKGVFVAGVLYMFGRMLTYTVLGALLVSSANLVPVVANFLQNYMNIIMGPFLVLTGLLLLNIIKFNISDGAGYIANKLQGKIKRLGVLGAGLLGIVFALSFCPVSAALFFGSLFSVAVKHESSIMLPAIYGIGTALPVLGIAVLMGISTQLVSRAYNKLSVFEIWARKITAVVFILAGIYYCFTYIF from the coding sequence GTGACACCCTTTATGATAGCCATAGTTATGGCTTTATGGTTAGGTATCCTGACCTCCATAAGCCCCTGCCCGCTTGCAACCAACATTGCCGCTGTTTCCTATATTGGAGGCCAGATATCAACTAAAAAAGGTGTTTTTGTAGCCGGGGTTCTGTATATGTTTGGTAGAATGCTCACGTATACGGTTCTTGGGGCTCTGTTGGTGTCGAGCGCAAATTTAGTTCCGGTTGTTGCAAATTTTCTTCAAAATTATATGAATATTATAATGGGGCCTTTTTTAGTTTTAACAGGACTCCTTTTGCTCAACATCATTAAGTTTAATATAAGTGACGGTGCAGGGTATATTGCTAATAAGCTACAGGGCAAAATTAAGCGTTTAGGAGTTCTTGGCGCAGGATTATTGGGTATCGTTTTTGCACTTTCGTTCTGTCCCGTATCAGCAGCATTATTTTTTGGCAGCCTGTTTTCTGTTGCGGTAAAACATGAGTCCAGCATTATGCTGCCAGCCATTTACGGTATTGGAACCGCCCTTCCTGTATTGGGCATTGCTGTTTTGATGGGGATTTCAACTCAACTGGTATCAAGGGCGTACAACAAGTTGTCCGTATTTGAAATCTGGGCCAGGAAAATTACTGCCGTGGTTTTTATACTTGCCGGCATATATTATTGTTTCACATACATCTTCTAA
- a CDS encoding TM0996/MTH895 family glutaredoxin-like protein encodes MEIKVLGPGCSKCKKTEEIVRQVVAEEGITANIEKVTDIMQIAGYGVLGTPAIIINGEVKSVGKIPKKEEIKTWIGK; translated from the coding sequence ATGGAAATTAAAGTACTAGGACCAGGATGTTCAAAGTGTAAAAAAACAGAAGAAATTGTCAGGCAGGTAGTCGCAGAAGAAGGCATAACCGCTAATATAGAAAAAGTAACCGATATTATGCAAATTGCCGGCTACGGTGTTTTAGGTACTCCGGCTATTATAATAAACGGTGAAGTCAAAAGTGTCGGAAAGATACCAAAGAAAGAAGAGATCAAAACCTGGATTGGAAAATAA
- a CDS encoding permease translates to MKERTKLLIIISIFIGCYYIPWNHPIVRQSGLEAFMMLREYAREHVLTCLIPAFFIAGAISVFVSQASVLKYFGANAKKLLSYSVASVSGTILAVCSCTVLPLFAGIYTRGAGIGPATAFLYSGPAINVLAITLTAKILGWQLGLARAIGAVVFAVVTGLLMSLIFRKDDEARTAGQIYVPDSDAKERTLLQDTLYILTMVLILVFAAFAKPAEGSAGLWPAIFAAKWYITFTLLIVLGFMLKAWFTKDECKSWVESTWDFMKQILPLLAGGVLVAGFLLGRPGHPALIPDQWVQSLLGGNSIWANLIASLAGALMYFATLTEVPILQGLIGAGMGKGPALALLLAGPALSLPNMLVIGSVMGVKKTATFCTIIVIMSTIAGMIYGAF, encoded by the coding sequence ATGAAAGAACGGACTAAACTACTGATTATTATTTCCATATTTATTGGATGTTATTATATTCCCTGGAACCATCCTATTGTCAGACAATCAGGCCTGGAGGCTTTTATGATGCTTCGGGAATATGCAAGGGAGCATGTCCTGACCTGCCTGATACCGGCCTTTTTTATAGCTGGAGCGATTTCGGTGTTTGTGTCTCAGGCCTCCGTGCTTAAGTACTTTGGGGCAAATGCAAAAAAACTTCTGTCTTATTCAGTAGCTTCTGTTTCCGGGACCATCCTTGCGGTTTGTTCCTGTACGGTGTTACCTTTGTTTGCCGGTATTTACACCCGTGGAGCCGGTATCGGGCCGGCTACCGCCTTTCTTTATTCCGGGCCAGCCATCAATGTTCTGGCAATTACCCTGACAGCAAAAATACTAGGCTGGCAATTGGGTTTGGCACGAGCCATCGGCGCGGTGGTCTTTGCCGTGGTCACCGGATTATTGATGTCTTTAATTTTTCGAAAGGATGATGAAGCCCGAACCGCCGGACAAATTTATGTTCCCGATTCGGATGCCAAAGAGCGAACCCTTTTACAAGACACCTTATATATTCTGACGATGGTTCTGATACTAGTATTTGCCGCATTTGCAAAACCGGCCGAAGGCTCAGCCGGGCTTTGGCCTGCAATCTTTGCTGCCAAGTGGTATATCACCTTTACCCTGCTGATTGTGCTGGGGTTCATGCTCAAGGCATGGTTTACAAAAGATGAATGTAAAAGCTGGGTTGAATCCACATGGGATTTTATGAAGCAGATTCTGCCTCTTTTGGCTGGTGGTGTTTTGGTGGCCGGTTTTCTGCTGGGACGGCCCGGCCATCCGGCCCTGATTCCCGATCAGTGGGTCCAGTCGCTTTTGGGAGGCAATTCAATTTGGGCCAACCTTATTGCTTCTCTGGCCGGAGCATTAATGTATTTTGCAACATTGACGGAGGTTCCTATTCTGCAAGGCTTAATAGGGGCCGGAATGGGCAAGGGGCCTGCACTGGCTCTGCTTCTGGCCGGACCGGCGCTGTCGCTTCCCAACATGCTGGTAATCGGCAGCGTTATGGGGGTAAAGAAAACAGCAACTTTTTGTACTATCATCGTAATCATGTCCACTATTGCCGGAATGATATACGGTGCCTTTTAA
- a CDS encoding metalloregulator ArsR/SmtB family transcription factor → MNEFIKATKALSDPTRVKIVKMLQHKKMCVCELREILQINQPSVSKHLKILENAGLVISRKDGLWVNYQLTDGADSPYVSNMLGNLKHWLNHDPEILKLVEKLPFIKRENICMK, encoded by the coding sequence ATGAATGAATTTATCAAGGCGACAAAGGCTCTTTCTGACCCGACAAGAGTCAAGATCGTAAAAATGCTTCAGCATAAGAAAATGTGTGTATGTGAATTGCGGGAGATACTGCAGATTAACCAGCCAAGTGTTTCAAAGCATCTTAAAATTCTTGAAAATGCCGGACTTGTAATTTCAAGAAAAGATGGTTTGTGGGTCAATTATCAGCTTACAGATGGTGCTGACAGTCCTTACGTATCTAATATGTTAGGAAATCTTAAACACTGGTTAAATCACGATCCTGAAATTTTAAAGCTGGTGGAAAAACTGCCATTTATTAAACGCGAAAATATTTGCATGAAGTAA
- a CDS encoding nucleoside deaminase, producing MNHEYFMKEALNLAKTALEEGEFPVGCVIVYKDRIIATGKREGTAKSISNEVDHAEMIALRNLEEMESFNEIYKQETTIYCTMEPCLMCFGAIMLSGIGKIVYAYEDVMGGGTGCDIKNLAPLYKNRRIIISSGILRQESLDIFKNFFYNPSNMYWKGSLLASYTLSQ from the coding sequence ATTAATCATGAATATTTTATGAAAGAAGCGCTCAATCTTGCTAAAACAGCTCTTGAAGAAGGGGAGTTTCCCGTAGGTTGCGTTATAGTATATAAAGACAGAATTATAGCAACAGGCAAAAGAGAAGGAACTGCCAAAAGCATTTCAAACGAGGTTGATCATGCCGAGATGATAGCTTTAAGAAACCTCGAAGAAATGGAAAGCTTTAATGAAATCTATAAGCAAGAAACAACAATTTATTGCACCATGGAACCATGTCTTATGTGTTTTGGCGCTATTATGCTTTCCGGTATAGGCAAGATTGTATATGCATATGAAGATGTTATGGGTGGAGGTACAGGTTGTGACATAAAAAACCTTGCGCCGTTATACAAAAACAGACGTATAATAATTAGTTCAGGAATATTGCGCCAGGAAAGCCTCGATATTTTCAAAAATTTTTTTTACAATCCTTCCAACATGTACTGGAAAGGCAGCCTTCTGGCAAGTTATACTCTTTCGCAGTAG
- a CDS encoding type I restriction enzyme HsdR N-terminal domain-containing protein, which yields MEGHHLILGKTTDLITGETIEDTHDERYRQKIARFLVNEKSYAKKDIKPRYDLLAQAGDKMAIIKVDFLVSLENRICMIIKYGPGSITTRQRPAIAASRLIAQYQIPVVVVTNGEDADILEGLTAKIISNGFDAIPTKPELIKLSEKFTFPGIPTARIEAESRILYAYDVDGSCPCDNSICRIES from the coding sequence ATGGAAGGTCATCATTTAATATTAGGCAAAACAACCGATTTAATTACCGGTGAAACAATAGAAGACACACATGACGAACGCTACAGACAAAAAATCGCCCGATTCCTTGTAAATGAAAAATCATATGCAAAAAAAGATATCAAACCGCGATATGATCTTTTAGCCCAAGCCGGAGATAAGATGGCAATAATCAAAGTGGATTTTCTTGTATCATTAGAAAACCGGATATGCATGATAATTAAATACGGCCCTGGTTCTATAACAACCCGCCAACGCCCAGCAATAGCTGCATCCAGGCTTATTGCCCAATATCAGATTCCGGTAGTAGTAGTTACAAACGGAGAGGATGCCGATATTCTTGAAGGATTAACTGCAAAAATTATTTCAAACGGGTTTGATGCAATTCCTACAAAACCTGAACTTATAAAACTTTCGGAAAAATTTACATTTCCCGGCATTCCCACAGCCAGAATCGAAGCTGAATCGAGAATTTTATATGCTTATGATGTTGATGGAAGTTGCCCCTGTGATAATAGTATTTGCAGAATAGAGTCTTGA